Proteins encoded in a region of the Tripterygium wilfordii isolate XIE 37 chromosome 21, ASM1340144v1, whole genome shotgun sequence genome:
- the LOC119987953 gene encoding protein FAR1-RELATED SEQUENCE 5-like, with product MGTSVGDDMDYNPAVDDEEPSYDEDENIDDQRGNIVESHTPLMIEVDTTEYFRNDIEFHSKEAVVEYARKCGRRHGIVMVVKRSDVNDLNRNPTILFGCERSGGYRAKCKPLKRRSSTKKCGCPFSLKAYVSDAATGLWSLVVVNGKHNHALVKSFERHSYVGRLSIEEKETVERLSKSGVKTREILNHIKLKDPTNASTMKTLYNAKTALRITETVDRTHMQQLFNLLTENGYVTRHRSDTTSEVVSDLFFCNSTSVQLARAFPLVFMMDCTYKTNKYRLPLMQIVGVTSTKKTFSIAFCYMSAEKEDNYVWGLNCFKDLFDTVLAGVFICDREIALMNALKIVFLVQRICSVEFTYLGMS from the exons ATGGGGACATCGGTCGGGGACGACATGGACTACAACCCAGCAGTTGATGATGAAGAACCCTCATACGACGAAGATGAGAACATTGACGATCAACGG GGAAATATTGTTGAGTCTCATACCCCGTTGATGATTGAAGTGGACACTACAGAGTATTTTCGAAATGATATC GAATTCCATAGTAAAGAGGCTGTTGTTGAGTATGCAAGGAAATGTGGCCGTAGGCATGGGATTGTTATGGTTGTTAAGCGATCAGATGTGAATGATCTGAATAGAAACCCTACGATTTTATTTGGATGTGAGCGGAGTGGTGGATACAGGGCAAAATGCAAGCCTTTGAAGAGGAGATCATCCACAAAGAAATGTGGATGTCCATTTTCTCTAAAAGCTTATGTATCAGATGCTGCAACTGGATTATGGAGCTTGGTTGTTGTGAATGGGAAGCACAATCATGCTTTGGTGAAATCTTTTGAACGCCATTCATATGTTGGGAGACTAAGTATAGAAGAAAAGGAGACAGTGGAGAGGCTAAGCAAGTCAGGGGTGAAGACAAGGGAAATACTAAATCACATCAAGCTCAAAGATCCAACAAATGCATCAACTATGAAGACATTATACAACGCAAAGACTGCTTTGAGGATCACTGAGACAGTTGACAGGACACATATGCAGCAATTGTTCAATTTATTAACTGAGAATGGTTATGTTACAAGACATCGTTCAGACACAACAAGTGAGGTGGTTTCAGATTTGTTCTTCTGTAACTCTACTTCAGTCCAGCTTGCCAGAGCTTTTCCTTTGGTGTTCATGATGGACTGCACTTACAAAACCAACAAGTATAGACTTCCTCTAATGCAGATTGTTGGAGTGACATCTACAAAGAAGACTTTCTCTATAGCATTTTGTTATATGAGTGCTGAGAAAGAAGACAACTATGTTTGGGGTCTTAATTGCTTCAAGGACTTGTTTGACACAGTGTTGGCAGGTGTTTTCATTTGTGATAGGGAAATTGCATTGATGAATGCTCTGAAGATTGTTTTCCTGGTTCAAAGAATCTGCTCTGTAGAGTTCACATATCTAGGAATGTCTTGA
- the LOC119989716 gene encoding protein AUXIN SIGNALING F-BOX 3-like: MDTKRKKESPDSPESTPSAMFPDEVLERVLSLVESHKDRSSLSLVCKDWYHAERWSRTRVFIANCYSVSPEIVARRFPKIKSVTLKGKPRFSDFNLVPENWGADVHSWLVVFASKYPFLEELRLKRMTISDESLEFLALNFPNFKGLSLLSCDGFSTDGLAAIAKHCKNLTELDIQENGIDDRSGGWLSCFPENFTSLEVLNFANLNSDVTFDALERLVARCKSLKVLKVNQNISLEQLKKLLVCAPQLMELGTGSFLQELTPTQCSNIEIAFRNCKNLHSLSGLWEATALYLPVVFPVSVNLTFLNLSYAALQGDDLAELLAHCQHLRRLWVLDTVGDLGLEAVGSSCPLLEELRVFPDDPFDDEVNHGVTEAGFIAVSNGCRKLHYVLYFCRKMTNAAVTTVVKNCPDFTHFRLCIMTPGQPDYKKNEPMDEAFGAVVRTCKKLQRLSISGLLTDLTFEYIGMYAKNLETLSVAFAGSSDWGMECVLRGCPKLRKLEIRDCPFGNAALLSGLEKYESMRSLWMSACNVTMNGCRLLAREMPRLNVEVMKEDESDEMQADKVYVYRSVAGPRRDAPPSVRTL; this comes from the exons ATGGatacaaagaggaagaaggaatcTCCAGACTCGCCCGAGTCGACTCCTTCGGCTATGTTCCCCGATGAGGTACTGGAGCGAGTGCTTTCTCTAGTGGAATCTCACAAAGACCGTAGCTCGCTCTCTCTCGTTTGCAAGGACTGGTATCACGCAGAGCGATGGTCTCGTACCCGTGTTTTTATCGCCAACTGCTATTCGGTCTCGCCGGAGATCGTTGCTCGCCGGTTCCCCAAAATCAAGAGCGTGACTCTCAAGGGGAAGCCGCGATTCTCGGACTTCAATCTGGTGCCGGAAAATTGGGGAGCTGATGTCCACTCTTGGCTTGTCGTTTTCGCGTCCAAGTATCCCTTTTTGGAGGAGCTCAGACTCAAGAGAATGACAATTAGTGACGAGAGTTTGGAGTTTTTGGCGTTGAACTTCCCCAATTTTAAGGGGCTCTCGCTTTTGAGCTGCGATGGGTTTAGCACCGACGGGCTTGCAGCCATTGCCAAACATTGCAA GAATTTGACTGAGCTCGACATCCAGGAGAATGGTATTGATGACAGAAGTGGAGGGTGGCTGAGCTGTTTTCCAGAAAACTTCACCTCATTGGAAGTGCTGAACTTTGCAAACTTGAATAGTGATGTAACTTTCGATGCACTTGAGAGACTTGTTGCCCGGTGCAAATCATTGAAGGTTTTGAAGGTTAACCAAAATATTTCATTGGAACAATTAAAAAAGCTGCTTGTGTGTGCTCCCCAATTAATGGAGCTTGGCACTGGCTCATTCTTACAAGAGCTAACACCCACTCAGTGTTCCAATATTGAAATTGCCTTTAGAAATTGCAAAAATCTGCATAGCCTCTCTGGTTTATGGGAAGCAACGGCCTTGTATCTCCCAGTAGTATTCCCTGTCTCTGTAAATCTGACTTTCCTGAATTTAAGCTATGCTGCTTTACAAGGTGATGACCTTGCTGAACTTCTTGCTCACTGTCAACATCTTCGGCGACTCTGG GTCCTGGATACAGTAGGAGACTTGGGGCTAGAGGCTGTTGGATCCAGCTGTCCTTTGCTAGAAGAACTCCGAGTTTTTCCAGATGATCCATTTGATGATGAAGTTAACCATGGGGTAACTGAAGCTGGGTTTATAGCTGTGTCTAATGGCTGCCGAAAACTCCACTATGTCCTCTACTTTTGCCGCAAGATGACCAATGCTGCGGTGACAACAGTTGTGAAGAATTGCCCTGATTTCACCCACTTCCGTCTCTGCATAATGACTCCAGGCCAAccagattataaaaaaaatgaacctATGGACGAGGCTTTTGGTGCGGTAGTGAGGACTTGTAAGAAGCTCCAGAGGCTTTCAATTTCAGGTCTTCTAACGGACTTGACATTTGAGTATATTGGGATGTATGCGAAGAACCTGGAAACTCTTTCAGTGGCTTTTGCTGGCAGCAGTGATTGGGGGATGGAATGTGTCCTGAGAGGTTGCCCAAAGTTGAGGAAACTGGAGATAAGGGACTGCCCTTTTGGAAATGCAGCACTACTCTCAGGTTTGGAGAAGTATGAATCGATGAGGTCACTTTGGATGTCTGCCTGCAATGTGACAATGAACGGTTGTAGGCTCCTGGCAAGGGAGATGCCCAGGCTGAATGTGGAGGTAATGAAGGAGGATGAGAGTGACGAAATGCAAGCTGATAAAGTTTATGTTTATCGATCTGTTGCTGGGCCAAGAAGGGATGCTCCTCCTTCTGTACGTACTCTATGA
- the LOC119989930 gene encoding uncharacterized protein LOC119989930, whose product MEPEMGQEAAAKEDRNLPEFSKSSALQQAIEVISSLISLSHSIKAFAVKWQLIRNKLEELNSGLIAAENCDTSQNPSLSALIPLIYVTVNECHDLARRCLDLSYSGKLLMQSDLDVIAGKIDTHLRNLSRIYTTGILSQGFAIVVSRPGASACKEDMKFYVRDLFTRMKIGDTEMKKQALINLHEVVVDDERYVKIVAFEVDDVVNLLVNFLGSPEVEIQEGAAKVVSMISGFDSYKGVLIGAGIIGHLIRVLEIGSELGKESSARSLQKLTINSDNAWSVSAHGGVTVLLKICSNGDSRAELIVPACGVLRNLSGVEEIKRFMIEGSAISTFIKLARSKDESVQVNSIDFLQNIAYGDESVKQLIIKEGGIRALVRILDPRSAFSSKTRERALRAIESLFFSSMSSINSLMNYGFVDHLLFFLRIGDVSIQELALKVSFKLSGISEETKRAMGDSGFMPEFVRLMNSKSFEVREMAAEALFSMVSVSKNRRRFVQDDRGVGFLLQLLDQKEANSGNSKFLLNILMSLTSCNSGRKKIASSGYLKNIEKLAEAEVSDAKRLVRKLSTNRFRSMLSGFWHS is encoded by the coding sequence ATGGAACCAGAAATGGGACAAGAAGCAGCAGCGAAAGAAGACAGGAATCTGCCGGAATTTTCAAAATCCAGTGCTCTCCAACAAGCCATTGAGGTTATATCTTCTTTGATTTCTCTGTCTCATTCAATTAAAGCTTTTGCTGTGAAATGGCAACTGATTCGGAACAAACTAGAGGAGCTGAACTCTGGCCTAATTGCGGCGGAGAACTGCGACACCAGCCAAAACCCATCACTTTCTGCACTAATCCCCCTCATATATGTCACTGTTAATGAATGTCATGATCTTGCTCGTCGGTGTCTGGATCTTTCATACAGTGGGAAGCTCTTGATGCAGAGTGATTTGGATGTAATAGCTGGGAAAATCGATACCCATTTAAGAAATCTTTCTCGGATTTACACTACTGGGATTTTGAGTCAAGGGTTTGCCATTGTTGTGTCAAGACCTGGGGCTAGTGCTTGTAAAGAGGATATGAAGTTTTACGTGAGGGATTTGTTCACAAGAATGAAAATTGGGGACACGGAAATGAAGAAGCAAGCCTTGATAAATTTACATGAAGTGGTTGTTGATGATGAAAGATATGTAAAGATTGTTGCTTTTGAAGTTGATGATGTTGTCAATTTGTTGGTGAATTTTCTTGGTTCACCAGAAGTGGAAATCCAAGAAGGAGCTGCAAAAGTGGTGTCTATGATTTCTGGGTTTGATTCATACAAGGGTGTCCTAATTGGGGCTGGAATTATTGGGCATTTGATACGTGTTTTGGAGATTGGGAGTGAATTGGGTAAGGAGAGTTCTGCAAGGTCTCTGCAGAAATTGACAATAAATTCAGACAATGCATGGTCAGTTTCTGCTCATGGGGGTGTTACAGTTCTGTTGAAAATATGTTCAAATGGTGATTCTAGAGCTGAACTTATAGTACCTGCTTGTGGGGTGTTGAGGAATCTTTCAGGCGTTGAAGAGATAAAGAGATTTATGATTGAAGGAAGTGCTATTTCAACTTTTATCAAGCTTGCAAGGTCGAAGGATGAATCTGTGCAGGTaaattcaattgattttcttcaaaatattGCATATGGAGATGAGTCAGTTAAGCAATTGATCATCAAAGAAGGTGGAATCCGGGCATTGGTTCGCATTTTGGATCCTAGATCAGCTTTCTCTTccaaaacaagagagagagcaTTAAGGGCAATTGAGAGTTTATTCTTCTCTTCAATGAGTAGCATAAACAGTTTAATGAATTATGGGTTTGTGGACCATCTATTGTTCTTTCTCCGCATTGGGGACGTTTCTATTCAAGAATTGGCTTTGAAGGTATCATTTAAGCTCTCCGGAATATCAGAGGAGACAAAAAGGGCAATGGGGGATTCTGGTTTCATGCCTGAATTTGTGAGATTGATGAATTCAAAATCATTTGAAGTACGCGAAATGGCAGCCGAGGCACTCTTCAGTATGGTTTCAGTGTCCAAGAATCGACGGAGATTCGTGCAGGACGATCGTGGTGTTGGGTTTCTGCTGCAATTGCTTGACCAAAAGGAGGCAAATTCAGGTAACAGCAAGTTCTTGCTTAATATATTGATGTCATTGACAAGTTGCAATAGCGGGAGAAAAAAGATTGCCAGTTCTGGGTACTTGAAGAACATTGAAAAACTTGCAGAAGCTGAAGTCTCTGATGCTAAAAGACTTGTAAGGAAACTATCCACAAACAGATTCCGCAGCATGTTGAGTGGATTCTGGCATTCTTGA
- the LOC119987952 gene encoding uncharacterized protein LOC119987952 yields MLYKTYFVATWVDQYLHLGNTTTNRVESSHSKLKKYLSNSVGGFVQSFNKINLLLQGQVIDIKASFEDSLTRVPIRFRVSFYKELINMVSTTALVKIETELASIGSEGATADKCLHTTAKCYGLPCAHMLTNYRTEGKSIPLSDVHSYWRKLCIQPFSQEATDEIRIDTEIDIVWKTFDLATVPQKLEIKRQLQAIGKASSTSILEPKTKVNLRGRKKGQKGIRTSQVEDKSTKRDPSGFEHALENHVFDDVQPSQTSTQSFKKTAKLKVHRTRKANTQNWVTLFPDFLQPYIVNIVDVPGDGHCGFRVVASFYGWAEDAMADAHNWMIMPYMGNVVSTCYNVVVAIISTEQCLTFFPLRDPMPLDYNQNIMVFGYVNDSHFIRMELGPDSPIPPVSKIWSDNHHPSARGWPDMYASRIEKFKALSVAVAKCPSHNVNVSINFHLIFGVTVKLTCSSSSISSPSKVLTRHSIEGSIVGLCRGCCRGPLSTVLWAHLNQRLGVGLHLLVGEEEGEKNLGLRMDVNSAHPKFLRGKLFVAQHFVLFEVNQPRVILDLQSAPWTCYTR; encoded by the exons ATGTTATACAAGACGTACTTTGTGGCTACTTGGGTTGATCAGTATCTGCATCTAGGGAACACAACTACTAATAGAGTTGAGAGCAGCCATTCTAAACTGAAAAAGTACCTCTCCAACTCTGTTGGTGGATTTGTGCAGTCTTTCAACAAAATTAACTTGTTGCTGCAAGGACAAGTTATTGACATTAAGGCTTCCTTTGAAGACAGTCTAACTAGGGTGCCAATTCGTTTTAGGGTGTCTTTTTATAAGGAATTGATCAATATGGTATCTACTACTGCATTGGTGAAGATTGAGACTGAATTAGCTTCCATTGGCAGTGAAGGTGCAACTGCAGATAAATGTCTTCACACCACTGCCAAGTGCTATGGTCTGCCATGTGCTCATATGCTGACCAATTACAGGACTGAAGGTAAAAGCATACCACTGAGTGATGTTCATAGTTATTGGAGGAAATTGTGCATCCAACCATTCAGTCAAGAAGCTACTGATGAAATTAGAATTGATACTGAGATAGATATTGTGTGGAAGACTTTTGATTTAGCTACTGTACCTCAAAAACTAGAAATCAAAAGACAGCTTCAGGCAATAGGCAAGGCATCCAGCACTAGCATATTAGAGCCAAAGACAAAGGTGAACTTGAGGGGGAGGAAGAAGGGGCAAAAAGGGATTAGAACAAGTCAGGTTGAGGACAAATCAACAAAGCGTGATCCTTCTGGTTTTGAACATGCACTTGAGAACCATGTCTTTGATGATGTTCAGCCAAGCCAGACATCAACTCAGAGTTTCAAAAAAACTGCCAAGTTGAAAGTGCATAGAACTAGAAAGGCAAACACACAGAATTGGGTGACTCTGTTTCCAGACTTCCTGCAGCCATACATTGTTAATATTGTTGATGTCCCTGGAGATGGCCATTGTGGTTTCAGGGTTGTTGCATCATTCTATGGTTGGGCAGAGGACG CCATGGCAGATGCTCACAATTGGATGATCATGCCATACATGGGAAATGTGGTATCAACATGTTACAATGTTGTAGTTGCCATCATTTCAACAGAACAATGCCTGACATTTTTCCCACTAAGGGATCCAATGCCACTGGATTACAACCAAAATATCATGGTTTTCGGGTATGTCAATGACTCTCACTTCATTAGAATGGAGTTAGGGCCAGATAGTCCAATCCCTCCTGTGTCAAAGATATGGTCAGATAATCATCATCCCAGTGCAAGAGGATGGCCAGACATGTATGCTTCTAGGATTGAAAAATTCAAGGCACTTTCAG TTGCAGTAGCAAAATGTCCTTCTCACAATGTCAATGTCAGCATCAATTTTCACCTCATCTTTGGAGTTACGGTGAAATTGACATGTTCCTCGTCATCAATCTCTTCTCCGTCGAAGGTGCTAACACGTCACTCCATTGAAGGTTCTATCGTAGGTCTCTGTCGAGGGTGTTGTCGTGGGCCTCTGTCCACAGTGTTGTGGGCGCATCTCAATCAAAGGTTGGGAGTGGGTCTCCATCTTCTGGTAggtgaagaagaaggagagaagaaTTTGGGGTTGAGAATG GATGTAAATAGTGCTCATCCGAAGTTTTTGCGTGGAAAATTGTTCGTTGCCCAACATTTTGTCCTTTTTGAGGTCAACCAGCCTCGAGTGATTCTTGACCTGCAATCAGCTCCATGGACTTGCTATACTAGATAG
- the LOC119988321 gene encoding external alternative NAD(P)H-ubiquinone oxidoreductase B2, mitochondrial-like — translation MRNLSFFERASRAFRDHPSLCKVIVVATLSGGGLVAYADAKTSAAAPSVVQSEGEIKKKKVVVLGTGWAATSFLKNLKNSSYDVHVISPRNYFAFTPLLPNVTTGTVEARSIVEPVRNIVRKKNVDVSYWEAECFKIDAQNKRVYCRYNQSDLDGKEEFPVDYDYLVIATGARANTFNIPGVEENCHFLKEVEDAQKIRRGVIDSFERASLPTLSDDERKKILHFVVVGGGPTGVEFAAELHDFVTEDLVKLYPMVKESVKITLLEAADHILNMFDKRITDFAEEKFKRDGIDVKLGAMVVKVSDKDISTKVKGNGEVSNIPYGMIVWSTGIGTRPVIMDFMKQIGQGNRRVLATDEWLRVLGRDNIYALGDCATINQRKVMEDIAAIFSKADKDNSGTLTVKEFQEVIDDICERYPQVALYLENKKMRNIVDLLKKAKADVAKESIELNIEEFKKALSEVDSQMKNLPPTAQVAAQQGSYLADCFNRMEVCDENPEGPLRFRESGRHRFKPFRYRHLGQFAPLGGEQTAAQLPYDWVIIGHSSQWLWYSAYASKLVSWRTRTLVVSDWIRRFIFGRDSSRI, via the exons ATGAGAAATTTAAGCTTCTTCGAGAGAGCTTCAAGAGCTTTCCGTGACCATCCTTCCCTCTGTAAGGTGATTGTGGTCGCCACCCTCAG CGGCGGAGGCCTTGTTGCTTATGCTGATGCAAAGACATCAGCTGCTGCACCAAGTGTTGTTCAATCTGAAGGTGAaatcaagaaaaagaaggtgGTTGTACTTGGAACTGGTTGGGCTGCAACAAGTTTCTTGAAGAACCTTAAAAATTCCTCCTATGATGTTCACGTGATATCACCTCGTAATTACTTTGCATTCACTCCCTTGTTACCTAATGTTACAACTGGTACAGTGGAGGCTCGTAGCATTGTTGAACCCGTCCGTAACATTGTCAGGAAG AAAAATGTTGACGTATCTTACTGGGAAGCCGAgtgtttcaaaattgatgcacaaAACAAAAGGGTCTATTGCCGATATAATCAAAGCGATTTGGATGGGAAAGAAGAATTTCCAGTAGACTATGACTACCTCGTGATAGCTACGGGAGCCCGTGCTAACACTTTCAATATACCTGGTGTAGAGGAAAATTGCCATTTCTTGAAG GAAGTTGAAGATGCTCAGAAGATCCGCAGGGGTGTTATTGATTCTTTTGAGAGAGCAAGCCTACCAACTTTGAGCGATGACGAGAGAAAGAAGATTCTTCATTTTGTGGTGGTTGGAGGTGGCCCTACTGGTGTGGAGTTTGCTGCCGAGCTTCATGATTTTGTCACTGAAGATTTAGTTAAACTATATCCAATGGTCAAAGAGTCGGTAAAGATAACACTTCTGGAGGCAGCAGATCATATTTTGAACAT GTTTGACAAGAGAATCACAGATTTCGCAGAGGAAAAATTCAAAAGAGATGGCATTGATGTGAAGTTAGGAGCGATGGTTGTGAAAGTATCTGATAAAGATATATCTACAAAGGTGAAGGGAAATGGAGAAGTTTCTAATATACCATATGGAATGATAGTATGGTCAACTGGCATCGGAACTCGTCCTGTCATAATGGATTTCATGAAGCAAATTGGTCAG GGCAATAGGCGTGTTTTAGCAACTGACGAATGGCTGCGGGTTTTGGGTCGTGATAACATCTACGCTCTTGGTGATTGTGCAACGATTAACCAGCGCAAAGTCATG GAAGACATCGCAGCCATATTTAGTAAGGCAGATAAGGACAATTCAGGAACTCTCACAGTAAAGGAGTTTCAAGAAGTCATTGATGACATCTGTGAAAGATATCCTCAAGTGGCACTTTATTTGGAGAACAAAAAGATGCGGAATATTGTTGATCTATTAAAGAAGGCCAAAGCGGATGTTGCAAAAGAATCCATTGAATTGAACATTGAAGAGTTTAAAAAAGCTCTTTCTGAGGTGGATTCTCAGATGAAGAATCTTCCGCCTACTGCTCAG GTTGCAGCTCAGCAAGGTTCTTACCTTGCTGATTGTTTTAATCGTATGGAAGTGTGTGATGAAAACCCTGAAGGTCCTCTCAGGTTCAGGGAGTCAGGTCGGCACCGGTTTAAACCGTTTAG GTACCGGCATTTGGGACAATTTGCTCCGTTGGGAGGAGAACAAACGGCTGCACAACTTCCTTATGATTGGGTTATAATTGGTCACAGCTCACAGTGGCTCTGGTACTCAGCATATGCAAg CAAGCTAGTCAGCTGGCGCACAAGGACACTGGTGGTTTCAGACTGGATCAGGCGTTTCATATTCGGGAGGGATTCAAGTCGCATATGA